A stretch of the Thiomicrospira pelophila DSM 1534 genome encodes the following:
- a CDS encoding YqaA family protein, protein MIELASYSGLFLSALIAASLLPLQSEAVLVSLLLTDHYSWALLWLVATVGNVLGSIINWWLGVYVVHFHDKSWFPVNEARLLKAQVFYHRYGRWSLLLSWMPVVGDPLTLVAGVMRESFWVFLALVSLAKGGRYLVLILSVQGVM, encoded by the coding sequence ATGATTGAATTGGCCAGTTATTCAGGTTTATTTTTAAGTGCCTTGATTGCTGCGAGTTTGTTGCCATTGCAGTCGGAAGCGGTGCTGGTGAGTTTGCTATTGACTGACCATTATAGCTGGGCTCTATTGTGGCTGGTAGCTACCGTCGGCAATGTATTAGGCTCAATTATCAATTGGTGGTTAGGTGTCTATGTAGTCCACTTTCATGATAAATCTTGGTTTCCAGTTAACGAAGCTAGATTACTTAAGGCGCAGGTTTTCTACCATCGTTACGGTCGTTGGTCTTTGTTGTTAAGTTGGATGCCAGTGGTGGGTGATCCATTGACTTTGGTGGCGGGGGTTATGCGAGAATCATTCTGGGTATTTCTAGCTTTGGTAAGCTTGGCAAAAGGCGGACGTTATTTGGTTTTGATTTTGTCGGTTCAAGGGGTAATGTGA
- the hemH gene encoding ferrochelatase, with protein sequence MFYHNNTHYQHGDEAATGVLITNLGTPDAPTKQALKPYLKEFLWDPRVVEPPPARWLWWLILNGIILNTRPAKSAEAYAEVWGSEGPGSPLLDITQRQLDGISEQLRPHFKGKVVFELAMRYGNPSVESALKKLEAQGVQRLIVMPLYPQYAGATTASTFDKVTEVLRGWRWLPELRFINHYHRHPGYIKALANSIREHQAEHGKPDLLVMSYHGVPKRYLDNGDPYHCECHVTSRLVAEELGLSKDEYRVTFQSLFGKEEWIKPYTDATMKALPGEGVKHVQVICPGFSADCLETIEEIDGENREYFEHAGGEKFSYIKALNSRQDHTEALSDIILQHTQGWYERDGFDAEQDAAEREKVKANARAMGCPF encoded by the coding sequence ATGTTTTATCACAACAATACTCACTACCAGCACGGAGATGAAGCGGCAACCGGCGTTTTAATTACCAACCTAGGTACACCGGATGCCCCAACTAAACAAGCGTTAAAGCCTTATTTAAAAGAATTTTTATGGGATCCACGCGTGGTTGAACCGCCACCCGCACGCTGGTTATGGTGGTTAATTTTAAATGGGATTATTTTGAACACTCGTCCAGCCAAATCGGCTGAAGCTTATGCTGAAGTTTGGGGGTCAGAAGGTCCAGGCTCTCCGTTGCTTGATATTACACAGCGCCAGTTGGATGGCATCAGTGAACAACTTCGGCCCCATTTTAAAGGCAAGGTCGTATTCGAATTGGCGATGCGTTATGGCAACCCTTCCGTTGAATCAGCACTTAAAAAACTTGAAGCGCAAGGGGTTCAACGTTTAATTGTCATGCCACTTTATCCTCAATATGCGGGTGCCACAACGGCTTCGACATTTGATAAAGTTACCGAAGTCTTGCGCGGTTGGCGCTGGTTGCCCGAACTTCGTTTTATAAACCATTATCATCGTCACCCTGGCTATATCAAAGCGCTGGCCAACTCGATTCGTGAACATCAAGCCGAACACGGCAAACCAGATTTACTCGTCATGTCTTACCATGGCGTACCAAAACGTTATCTAGACAATGGCGACCCTTATCACTGCGAATGCCATGTTACGTCTCGCTTAGTGGCTGAAGAATTAGGACTAAGCAAAGACGAATACCGGGTCACTTTCCAATCGTTATTTGGCAAAGAAGAATGGATCAAACCTTATACGGATGCCACTATGAAAGCGTTACCCGGTGAAGGTGTTAAGCACGTACAGGTTATCTGCCCCGGTTTTTCAGCAGATTGTTTGGAAACCATCGAAGAAATTGACGGGGAAAACCGTGAATACTTTGAGCACGCTGGTGGCGAGAAGTTCAGCTACATCAAAGCACTCAATAGTCGCCAAGATCACACCGAAGCGCTTTCCGATATCATCCTACAACATACTCAGGGTTGGTATGAACGCGATGGCTTCGACGCCGAGCAAGATGCAGCCGAACGTGAAAAGGTGAAAGCCAATGCACGCGCGATGGGTTGCCCATTTTAA
- the ilvC gene encoding ketol-acid reductoisomerase: MQVYYDKDCDLSIIKGMKVAVIGFGSQGHAHAANLQDSGVDVTVGLRPGSSSIKKAEGYGLKTADVPTAVAAADLVMILTPDEFQSQLYKEEIEPNLKKGAVLAFAHGFAILYNQVVPRSDLDVIMIAPKAPGHTVRSEFVKGGGIPDLIAIHQDVSGKAKSIALSYASGVGGGRTGIIETSFREECETDLFGEQAVLCGGAVELVKMGFETLVEAGYAPEMAYFECLHELKLIVDLMYEGGIANMNYSISNNAEYGEYVTGPQVINEESRMAMREALYNIQSGEYAKRFILEGMTNYPEMTAMRRINAEHPIEVVGDKLRSMMPWIQANKIVDKDKN, translated from the coding sequence ATGCAAGTTTATTACGATAAAGATTGTGATCTGTCTATCATCAAAGGCATGAAAGTGGCTGTTATCGGCTTCGGTTCACAAGGTCACGCGCACGCCGCTAACCTACAAGATTCTGGTGTTGATGTAACCGTTGGTCTACGTCCTGGTTCTTCTTCAATCAAAAAAGCAGAAGGTTACGGTCTAAAAACGGCTGACGTACCAACCGCTGTTGCGGCCGCTGACTTGGTGATGATCCTGACACCGGATGAATTCCAGTCTCAGTTATATAAAGAAGAAATCGAGCCAAACTTGAAAAAAGGGGCGGTTTTGGCTTTTGCTCACGGTTTCGCGATTCTTTATAACCAAGTAGTACCACGTTCAGACCTAGACGTTATTATGATCGCGCCGAAAGCACCGGGCCATACTGTACGTTCTGAGTTTGTTAAAGGCGGCGGTATTCCTGACTTGATCGCAATTCACCAGGACGTGTCTGGTAAGGCTAAGTCGATTGCCTTGTCTTACGCTTCTGGTGTCGGTGGTGGTCGTACTGGTATTATCGAAACCAGCTTCCGTGAAGAGTGTGAAACCGATTTATTCGGTGAGCAAGCCGTACTTTGTGGTGGTGCAGTAGAATTAGTTAAAATGGGCTTTGAAACTTTGGTTGAAGCCGGTTATGCACCAGAAATGGCGTACTTCGAATGTTTACACGAATTGAAGTTGATCGTTGACCTAATGTACGAAGGTGGTATCGCTAACATGAACTACTCTATCTCGAACAATGCCGAGTATGGTGAGTATGTAACTGGCCCACAAGTTATTAACGAAGAAAGCCGTATGGCGATGCGCGAAGCTTTGTATAACATCCAAAGCGGTGAATACGCTAAACGCTTCATTCTTGAAGGCATGACCAACTACCCAGAAATGACCGCTATGCGTCGTATCAACGCGGAGCACCCGATCGAAGTAGTGGGTGATAAGTTGCGTTCAATGATGCCTTGGATTCAAGCCAACAAAATCGTTGATAAAGATAAAAACTAA
- a CDS encoding (2Fe-2S)-binding protein, translating into MLDEAIAGLPEILKRDMEENLCVCNQVPKIKVIEAIVLGADTREKVCAQTYASDGNGCCKLQIKHLLDHFNAQRKPE; encoded by the coding sequence ATGTTAGATGAGGCCATTGCAGGTTTGCCGGAAATCCTCAAGCGAGATATGGAAGAAAACCTTTGTGTGTGTAATCAAGTGCCTAAAATTAAAGTCATTGAAGCTATTGTGTTAGGAGCTGATACACGTGAAAAAGTTTGCGCACAAACCTATGCATCTGACGGTAACGGCTGTTGTAAATTGCAGATAAAACACCTATTGGATCATTTTAATGCCCAGCGAAAACCTGAGTAA
- a CDS encoding efflux RND transporter periplasmic adaptor subunit → MRLIFTSSLIGFLLATYGLVSQAKQPQSVLSAEVFEQQIIENIQALGDLKASESVEISSTVTEKVDSIHFNDGDFVKKGQLLVQLKSAEERATLDELKIATDNAKQLYDRYLPLYKRGDIAQSTLDEYKREWDLARAKETVLQARLEKLKLSAPFSGRVSIRQISEGALLTPGTLVTKLQDLTEMKLDFSVPSRFLTELKVGDKVLAKTDAYADQEFIAQIETILPTVDIRTRSIPVRAKLSNPDNRLVPGMLMNVELQQKPRSVLLVPETAIVPIAEHHYVYQLKPESDGLYKVNRIKVTLGLRQPGLVEVKRGLKLGDKIVSEGALRVRPGQVVKAMDKLPVQSKMDEDTSL, encoded by the coding sequence ATGCGGCTAATTTTTACGAGTTCATTGATTGGGTTTTTACTCGCGACTTATGGGTTGGTTTCGCAAGCTAAACAGCCACAGTCGGTATTATCCGCTGAGGTATTTGAGCAACAAATTATTGAAAATATTCAAGCCTTAGGGGATTTGAAGGCCAGTGAATCAGTTGAGATTAGTTCAACTGTTACTGAAAAAGTAGACTCTATTCATTTTAATGATGGTGACTTTGTTAAAAAGGGTCAGTTGTTGGTGCAGCTAAAAAGTGCCGAAGAGCGTGCAACGCTGGATGAGCTCAAAATTGCCACCGATAACGCTAAGCAGCTTTATGATCGTTATCTACCCTTGTACAAACGTGGTGATATTGCCCAGTCAACCTTAGATGAGTACAAGCGTGAATGGGATTTGGCGCGCGCGAAAGAAACCGTATTGCAAGCTAGACTAGAGAAGTTAAAGTTGAGTGCGCCGTTTTCCGGTCGTGTCAGTATCCGCCAGATTAGTGAAGGTGCATTATTAACGCCTGGAACTCTGGTTACCAAGTTGCAAGACTTGACTGAAATGAAACTAGATTTTAGCGTGCCAAGTCGGTTTTTAACCGAATTAAAGGTAGGGGATAAGGTGCTTGCCAAAACAGATGCTTACGCGGATCAGGAGTTTATTGCACAAATAGAGACTATTTTACCTACGGTGGATATTCGGACTCGGAGTATCCCTGTTCGAGCCAAGTTAAGTAATCCAGATAACCGTTTGGTACCTGGCATGTTAATGAATGTTGAACTTCAACAAAAACCACGCTCGGTTTTGCTTGTGCCTGAAACGGCAATCGTACCAATCGCAGAGCATCATTATGTGTATCAATTAAAACCAGAGTCGGATGGACTTTACAAAGTTAACCGAATAAAAGTAACGCTAGGTTTAAGACAACCAGGCCTGGTGGAAGTGAAAAGAGGATTAAAACTCGGCGATAAAATTGTCAGCGAAGGCGCTTTACGTGTTCGTCCCGGGCAAGTTGTTAAAGCTATGGATAAACTCCCAGTACAATCCAAAATGGATGAGGATACTTCATTATGA
- the ilvN gene encoding acetolactate synthase small subunit, whose product MKHIISMLIENESGALSRVSGLFSARGYNIHALTVAPTEDESLSRLTLVTIGTAHQIEQIVKHLNRLIDVVKVIDLTEGPHIERELMLIKLSATGEFREEFVRLTDIFRGTIVDVTATTYTVQMIGETQKLDAYIAAIDPALILETVRSGAMGIMRGEKCLQI is encoded by the coding sequence ATGAAACATATTATTTCAATGTTAATAGAAAATGAATCGGGCGCGTTATCACGTGTATCTGGTTTATTCTCCGCGCGTGGTTATAACATTCACGCTTTGACCGTCGCACCGACCGAAGATGAGTCACTTTCGCGTTTAACGCTGGTGACGATTGGTACCGCACATCAAATCGAGCAGATTGTGAAACACCTCAATCGCTTAATTGACGTGGTGAAGGTGATCGACTTAACTGAAGGTCCGCATATTGAACGTGAGTTGATGTTGATTAAGCTCTCAGCGACCGGTGAGTTCCGTGAGGAGTTTGTGCGTTTAACGGATATTTTCCGTGGCACGATTGTCGATGTGACGGCCACCACCTACACGGTACAAATGATCGGGGAGACGCAAAAGTTGGACGCTTATATTGCGGCGATTGATCCAGCCTTGATTCTTGAAACTGTGCGTTCCGGTGCGATGGGAATTATGCGTGGAGAAAAGTGTTTGCAAATCTAG
- a CDS encoding efflux RND transporter permease subunit, whose product MMLSDVSVKRPVLAAVMSLLLVAFGLVAFDRLSLREYPNIDPPIVSITTTYAGASAAVIESRITKIIEDRIAGVEGIQYIQSTSSDGRSKITIEFDINRDIDAAANDVRDRVSRLARELPIEADPPEVEKVDGDDDVIMWFNLTADNMTVPQLTDYANRYLVDRFSVLDGVARVRIGGGQEYAMRLWLDSDAMTSRGLTVADVEQALQQSNVELPAGMVTMKEMSFSVRVDRQLVSAEDFERLVVVQGDGMNLVRLGDIARIEKGAIENRNLFRGNELPMVGLGIIKQSTANILTVAEVAKAEVIRLNKILPDGMAIKPSYDSSVFVKSAITEVYKTLAIAIGLVMLVIFAFLRSVRVAIIPLVTVPVSLIATFWVLWMLGFSINILTLLALVLAIGLVVDDAIVVLENVQRHIEKGYSPLSAAFVGTRQVGFAVVATTLVLVAVFVPISFLEGNLGRLFSEFAITLAVAVLFSSWVALTLSPALASKLLKPGKSNPSHIDFDAEHVSQSPNIWIRLYRPALTFALRWPWLIAGIFGATLYASYFLMQNLPQEYAPKEDRGAFFVLISGPEGATHDYMKDYINEIEARLMPLVDSGEVNRLLVRSPRGFSSTQVFNTGIAILVLNDWSERRSAFEIMQGVRQKLADLPGVRAFPVMRQGIGGRVQKPVQFVIGGGSYEQLAEWRNIMLDKLQENNPGLEGIDSDYKETKPQLRVQIDYERAADLGVTTLDIGRTLQTLLGSRKVTTFVEQGEEYDIILEAERADFRTPKSLDNIYVRSNTTQELISLASLVSIEEFADSGSLNRYNRMRAITIEANLVGDYTLGEALSHLENLARTHLPNDAMIDYKGQSREFQTSGNAVLFVFLLGMVVVFLVLAAQFESFISPFIIMFTVPLAVAGGLWGLWLHGLSLNIYTQIGLVMLVGLSTKNGVLIVEFANQLRDKGQAFSEALFEAACLRLRPILMTAITTVVGAVPLVISSGAGAETRYVIGIVLLWGVSLATLFTLFVIPVVYQWLGKYSQPAGVNERKLETELGDLTRV is encoded by the coding sequence ATGATGTTGTCCGATGTGTCCGTAAAGCGTCCGGTACTGGCTGCGGTTATGTCACTGTTGTTAGTCGCCTTTGGTTTGGTGGCGTTTGATCGTTTATCGCTCCGCGAATACCCAAATATTGATCCGCCCATTGTATCTATAACCACGACTTATGCGGGCGCGTCTGCGGCTGTCATCGAATCTCGTATCACTAAAATCATTGAAGACAGGATTGCCGGTGTAGAGGGAATTCAATACATCCAATCCACCTCATCGGATGGCCGCTCAAAGATTACGATTGAGTTTGATATTAATCGAGATATCGATGCCGCCGCCAATGATGTGCGTGACCGCGTATCCAGATTGGCCAGAGAATTGCCAATCGAAGCGGATCCACCAGAAGTTGAGAAGGTCGATGGTGATGACGACGTCATTATGTGGTTTAACCTGACAGCCGATAATATGACCGTGCCTCAGTTAACCGACTATGCAAACCGTTATTTAGTTGATCGTTTTTCGGTGCTGGATGGTGTGGCACGTGTACGAATTGGTGGCGGTCAAGAATACGCTATGCGCTTGTGGCTGGACTCGGATGCCATGACATCACGCGGTCTAACCGTAGCCGATGTAGAGCAAGCGTTGCAGCAATCTAATGTCGAGTTGCCGGCTGGTATGGTGACGATGAAGGAGATGTCGTTTAGTGTCCGTGTTGATCGTCAACTCGTTTCAGCCGAAGATTTTGAACGTTTGGTGGTCGTACAAGGCGATGGCATGAACCTAGTGAGACTCGGTGACATTGCTAGAATCGAGAAAGGCGCGATTGAAAATCGTAACCTATTTAGAGGTAACGAGTTACCTATGGTGGGCTTAGGGATTATTAAACAATCGACCGCCAACATCTTAACGGTAGCCGAAGTCGCTAAGGCAGAAGTGATAAGATTAAACAAGATTCTACCCGATGGTATGGCGATTAAGCCCAGTTATGACAGTTCAGTATTTGTGAAAAGTGCAATAACTGAAGTCTATAAAACCCTAGCGATTGCAATTGGCTTGGTGATGTTGGTTATCTTTGCCTTTTTACGCAGTGTGCGTGTGGCCATTATTCCGTTGGTGACAGTTCCCGTTTCATTGATAGCTACTTTTTGGGTGTTGTGGATGCTAGGCTTTTCAATCAACATCTTAACTTTGTTGGCTTTAGTATTAGCCATCGGCTTAGTGGTGGATGATGCGATCGTAGTACTTGAAAATGTACAACGTCATATTGAGAAGGGGTATTCACCTCTAAGCGCCGCTTTTGTAGGCACACGCCAAGTTGGTTTTGCGGTTGTCGCGACGACTTTGGTATTGGTCGCCGTATTTGTTCCAATCAGTTTTCTTGAGGGCAACTTGGGGCGGCTATTTAGCGAGTTTGCGATTACGCTAGCGGTGGCCGTTTTATTTTCAAGCTGGGTCGCCTTAACTTTGTCTCCTGCTTTAGCATCTAAATTATTAAAGCCAGGTAAATCAAATCCTTCACATATCGACTTTGATGCCGAACATGTTTCGCAAAGCCCTAATATTTGGATCCGACTTTACCGTCCTGCTTTAACGTTTGCTCTACGTTGGCCATGGCTAATTGCCGGAATTTTTGGCGCGACCCTGTATGCGTCTTATTTTCTAATGCAAAACCTGCCTCAAGAATATGCGCCCAAAGAAGATCGAGGGGCTTTCTTTGTACTGATTTCAGGGCCTGAGGGCGCGACACATGATTACATGAAGGATTATATTAATGAAATCGAAGCTCGATTGATGCCATTAGTCGATTCAGGCGAAGTCAATCGTTTGTTAGTTCGTTCACCACGTGGGTTTAGCAGTACCCAAGTATTCAATACAGGTATTGCCATTCTGGTTTTGAATGATTGGTCGGAGCGACGTTCGGCTTTTGAAATCATGCAGGGTGTGCGCCAAAAACTGGCTGATTTACCGGGGGTTCGAGCGTTTCCGGTGATGAGGCAAGGTATTGGCGGGCGTGTACAGAAGCCAGTGCAATTCGTGATAGGTGGTGGTAGCTATGAACAGTTAGCCGAATGGCGAAATATTATGCTGGATAAGTTGCAAGAAAATAACCCGGGCTTAGAAGGAATTGACTCAGATTATAAAGAGACCAAACCTCAGTTACGCGTCCAAATCGATTATGAACGCGCTGCTGATTTAGGTGTGACAACTTTGGATATCGGTCGAACGTTACAAACTCTGCTAGGTTCTCGTAAGGTGACTACCTTTGTAGAGCAGGGTGAGGAATACGATATTATTTTAGAAGCTGAGCGTGCCGATTTTAGAACGCCAAAGAGTTTAGATAATATTTATGTGCGATCAAACACGACTCAAGAATTAATTTCATTAGCGAGCCTCGTGAGTATTGAGGAGTTTGCGGATTCAGGATCTTTAAATCGTTATAACCGGATGCGAGCGATTACGATTGAAGCCAATTTGGTAGGCGACTACACACTGGGTGAAGCCTTAAGCCACTTAGAAAACCTGGCGAGAACTCATTTGCCGAATGACGCTATGATTGACTACAAAGGTCAATCACGTGAGTTTCAAACTTCAGGAAATGCGGTGCTGTTTGTATTTTTGTTGGGAATGGTTGTGGTGTTTTTAGTATTAGCGGCACAGTTTGAGAGCTTTATTAGCCCATTTATTATTATGTTTACCGTACCCTTAGCTGTGGCCGGTGGTCTGTGGGGTTTATGGTTGCATGGATTGAGTTTAAATATTTACACTCAAATTGGACTAGTGATGCTGGTTGGGCTATCAACCAAAAACGGGGTGTTAATCGTTGAATTCGCTAACCAATTAAGAGATAAAGGCCAAGCTTTTTCCGAGGCCTTGTTCGAAGCGGCTTGCCTACGTTTACGCCCCATATTGATGACCGCGATTACAACGGTAGTGGGGGCGGTTCCTCTGGTTATTTCTTCTGGTGCCGGTGCAGAAACCCGTTATGTGATAGGTATTGTATTGTTGTGGGGGGTTTCGTTAGCCACCTTATTCACCTTGTTTGTTATTCCTGTTGTTTATCAATGGCTCGGTAAATATAGTCAGCCCGCAGGCGTTAACGAACGTAAATTAGAAACAGAGTTAGGGGATTTAACCAGGGTTTAG